The sequence GACCTCGACCCTGCCCTTAACTATTCGACACGATCTCGTACTCGGGGAAGAAATAGGCCGCTTCGATGCGGGCGTTTTCGACGGAGTCCGATCCGTGGATGATGTTTTCGCCGACCGAATCGGCGAAGAGCTTGCGGATGGTACCCTCCGCGGCCTGCGCCGGGTTTGTGGCGCCGATCAGCGTGCGGAAGTCCGCCACCGCATTGGCCTTTTCGAGGACCATCGGCACACAGGGGCCGCTGGACATAAACGCTGTCAGTTCGCCGAAAAACGGGCGAGCGCGGTGGACGGCGTAGAAGCCTTCGGCTTCGGTGAGGCTGAGTTTGATCAACTTCATCGCGCGGATTTTGAAGCCGGCTTTCTGGATCATCCGCGTCACATCGCCGATCAGCTCCTTGCGCACGCAATCGGGCTTCAAAATGGTCAGGGTACGTTCTACCGACATGGGGTTATTCGATTCAACAAGTGTTCAGAAGTAAGGAGGAGTTATACGTGGCGTTCGGCGTGGTAGGACGACCGCACGAGCGGCCCGCTTTCCACGTGTTCGATGCCCTTCGCCTCGCCGGCCTGTTTGTATTCCACGAACACGTCCGGGTGGATAAAGGCCTCCACGGGGAGATGCATGCGCGTAGGCTGGAGGTACTGGCCGATGGTCATCACGTCGAGCCCGATCGTCACGAAGTCGTCCATCAACGCCAGGACCTCTTCGCGCGTTTCCCCGAGGCCGACCATGATGCCGCTTTTTGTCCGCAACCCCTGGTCCTTCGCGCGCTTGAGCACATCGAGGGATCGCTGGTAGTTGG comes from Rhodothermales bacterium and encodes:
- the ndk gene encoding nucleoside-diphosphate kinase; this translates as MSVERTLTILKPDCVRKELIGDVTRMIQKAGFKIRAMKLIKLSLTEAEGFYAVHRARPFFGELTAFMSSGPCVPMVLEKANAVADFRTLIGATNPAQAAEGTIRKLFADSVGENIIHGSDSVENARIEAAYFFPEYEIVSNS